In one window of Saprospiraceae bacterium DNA:
- a CDS encoding YHS domain-containing protein: MKKLIFLLLPALSLFAACVGAQQPNLGKVVDGYLVNVDEQGVILQGQDAVSLREGNSTKGNAQFQTKYKGAIYYFANAENKAKFDANPTFYEPEYGGYCAYGVSVGHLAPIELWTYDTTYQGRNIYQHNQKAVNGWKKDIPGNDALAKQEWAKFQEKYVKKG; the protein is encoded by the coding sequence ATGAAAAAATTGATTTTTCTCCTCCTGCCCGCGCTGTCGCTGTTTGCCGCCTGCGTCGGGGCGCAACAGCCCAATCTCGGCAAAGTCGTGGACGGCTACCTCGTCAACGTGGACGAGCAGGGTGTCATCCTGCAAGGCCAAGACGCGGTGAGCCTCCGCGAAGGCAACTCCACGAAAGGCAACGCGCAGTTCCAGACCAAGTACAAAGGCGCGATTTACTACTTCGCCAATGCTGAGAACAAGGCCAAATTCGATGCGAACCCCACGTTCTACGAACCCGAATACGGCGGCTACTGCGCCTACGGCGTGTCGGTCGGTCACCTCGCGCCCATCGAACTGTGGACCTACGACACCACCTATCAAGGCCGCAACATCTACCAGCACAACCAAAAAGCCGTGAACGGCTGGAAAAAAGACATTCCCGGCAACGACGCGCTCGCCAAACAGGAATGGGCGAAGTTTCAGGAAAAGTATGTCAAGAAGGGTTGA
- a CDS encoding carboxymuconolactone decarboxylase family protein: MKFLLPIREELTPEALEIMAACEAKVGFVPNIVSMLAYSPPALRSYLTLYGNQAEGVFNDQEREAIYLPVSQANGSPYCLAAHTNWAKLAGLSEEENLALRKGIHHDDPKLDFLARFGRAIMETHGQVPPELMDEFEEHGYDARALLDVIAIVVESVFSNLIGVMMRPPVDFPAVKEV; encoded by the coding sequence ATGAAATTCCTGCTCCCTATCCGCGAAGAATTGACCCCCGAAGCCCTCGAAATCATGGCCGCCTGCGAAGCGAAAGTGGGCTTTGTGCCCAACATCGTGTCCATGCTCGCCTACTCGCCGCCTGCGCTGCGCTCTTACCTGACTTTGTACGGAAATCAAGCGGAAGGCGTGTTCAACGACCAAGAGCGCGAGGCGATTTACCTGCCCGTGTCGCAAGCGAACGGCAGCCCATATTGCCTCGCCGCCCACACCAATTGGGCTAAACTCGCCGGCCTTTCCGAAGAAGAAAACCTCGCCCTCCGCAAAGGCATTCATCACGACGACCCAAAACTCGACTTTCTGGCCCGATTCGGTCGCGCCATCATGGAAACGCACGGCCAAGTGCCGCCCGAACTCATGGACGAGTTCGAGGAACACGGCTACGATGCCCGCGCCTTGCTCGATGTGATTGCCATCGTCGTCGAGTCGGTTTTTTCAAACTTGATTGGAGTGATGATGCGACCTCCGGTGGATTTTCCGGCGGTGAAAGAGGTGTGA
- a CDS encoding helix-turn-helix transcriptional regulator — MISSPAELLDKMRRLRNYCDLSQEAVAREMGISQPAYCKLERGQTRLTVPYLQVFADLVGIPLNDLLTCTMDDLIHQINDRNFSAPPPENERANA; from the coding sequence ATGATTTCGTCCCCTGCCGAATTGCTCGACAAAATGCGTCGCTTGCGCAACTATTGCGACCTATCGCAAGAAGCCGTCGCCCGCGAAATGGGCATCAGCCAACCAGCCTACTGCAAATTGGAAAGGGGTCAAACCCGCCTCACCGTCCCCTATCTTCAGGTTTTTGCCGACCTTGTAGGCATCCCGCTGAACGATTTGCTCACCTGCACGATGGACGATCTTATCCACCAAATCAATGACAGGAATTTTTCCGCCCCCCCCCCCGAAAATGAGCGGGCGAACGCATGA
- a CDS encoding Uma2 family endonuclease — translation MHEESTLLETPVLTAEAYLDAEARSPVKHEFDNGKLIEMAGGDIAHNLVKGEIFSLLKSLIESAQLPFLVLDSDMKTWFPSLGKFVYPDVTVIAKPPQFYVTPGGKTRRDAIVNPVLIVEVLSDDTRDYDKGEKFDYYCTLESFREYLLIEPEKTWAKTIFLEDPANGLQRVKIFTDPTDTIHLHTIGCDIRLTDVYRVLEGLTE, via the coding sequence ATGCACGAGGAAAGCACTTTGTTGGAAACGCCTGTCCTTACTGCCGAGGCTTACCTCGACGCGGAGGCGCGTTCGCCGGTGAAACACGAATTTGATAACGGAAAACTTATTGAAATGGCAGGAGGAGATATTGCTCACAATCTCGTCAAAGGCGAAATTTTTTCGCTGCTCAAAAGCCTCATCGAATCTGCCCAATTGCCCTTTTTGGTGCTCGACAGCGACATGAAAACATGGTTTCCCTCGCTCGGCAAATTCGTCTATCCCGATGTCACGGTCATCGCCAAACCGCCGCAATTTTATGTGACACCCGGCGGGAAAACACGCCGCGATGCCATCGTCAACCCCGTGCTGATTGTGGAAGTGCTTTCCGACGACACCCGCGATTACGACAAAGGCGAAAAATTCGACTACTACTGCACACTCGAAAGTTTCCGCGAATACCTGCTCATCGAGCCTGAAAAAACTTGGGCCAAAACGATTTTTCTCGAAGACCCTGCCAACGGCCTGCAACGGGTAAAAATTTTCACCGACCCGACTGACACAATCCATCTCCACACCATCGGCTGCGACATCCGGCTGACGGATGTTTATCGGGTGTTGGAAGGGCTAACGGAGTGA